A part of Haliotis asinina isolate JCU_RB_2024 chromosome 10, JCU_Hal_asi_v2, whole genome shotgun sequence genomic DNA contains:
- the LOC137297986 gene encoding coatomer subunit zeta-1-like, with product MEGGILEPSLYTVKAITVLDNDGNRLVAKYFDETFPTAKEQKQFEKNLFNKTHRANAEIIMFEGLTCVYKSNVDLFFYVIGSTQENELILASVLNALYDAVSQILRKNVEKRALLENLDAVYLAVDEICDGGIVLEADSSAIVQKVAIRTDDIPLGEQTVAQVLQSAKEQIKWSLLK from the exons ATGGAAGGAGGAATACTG gaaCCCTCACTGTACACAGTGAAAGCCATCACAGTCCTTGACAATGATGGCAACAGACTGGTGGCAAAG TATTTTGATGAAACCTTTCCCACAGCAAAAGAacagaaacagtttgaaaaaaatctgtTCAACAAGACGCATCGAGCCAATG CGGAAATTATAATGTTTGAAGGTCTCACATGTGTATATAAGTccaatgttgatttatttttctACGTCATTGGGTCAACACAAGAAAATGAA CTCATATTAGCAAGTGTTCTaaatgccctgtacgatgccgTGAGCCAGATTCTCCGGAAGAACGTAGAGAAGCGAGCCCTGTTAGAGAACCTGGATGCAGTGTATTTGGCTGTGGATGAAATCTGTGATGGAGG CATTGTATTGGAAGCTGATTCTAGCGCCATTGTGCAGAAAGTCGCGATCAGGACAGATGACATTCCTCTGGGAGAACAGACAGTAGCTCAG